One window of the Sparus aurata chromosome 17, fSpaAur1.1, whole genome shotgun sequence genome contains the following:
- the LOC115566817 gene encoding C-type mannose receptor 2-like: MERTRMLLLLFTSGLCSFALGSSDFHLINLTRTYEKAKTFCREMYTDLATVHNATDMNNLITLVGNRSPRAWIGLEAADVRMWHWTWPDKEVDFLNWNASQPLNKNEDACAAMEENGRWFESECAEKRSFVCQDNTFFAETKSWRDAQNHCRGLSSDLISILSSAQNEAVHNLSGSQKVWIGLFKDPWKWSDGSNSSFRFWKPSQPNYLDGQDCTAAIFKGQGKWNDLKCTSNRNFVCRGAVKSIPTTTSQSSTQPMTEQLTTNMTTPLSTSSPSNSTNVTTTEATTASELTTLNTTVSSTSSTELNNATTEMSNVTMTQLTPTTAVQVTTDGVSALTTLNTTLSNTSSTELNNATTELSNVTTQLTPATTIQLTTDGASALTTMNTTQNTTLQPTDSSPSLTPGSLILIEKNMTWIEAMGYCRKHHIDLVHITTRDVQERVAEKARNATSPHVWLGLRYTCSFNFWFWISSGTNCYLNWAPGQGPEGKYDCGATGAIQATGGQQWVGLPETEKLNFICSSCVG, translated from the exons ATGGAAAGGACTCGAATGCTGTTGCTGCTTTTTACCTCAG GATTATGCTCCTTCGCTCTGGGGTCTTCAGATTTTCACCTCATTAACCTTACGAGAACCTACGAGAAAGCAAAGACCTTCTGCAGAGAGATGTACACTGATTTAGCCACAGTCCACAATGCAACAGATATGAATAATTTGATCACTTTAGTTGGAAATAGATCTCCCAGAGCCTGGATAGGACTGGAGGCTGCAGATGTTCGGATGTGGCACTGGACATGGCCTGACAAAGAGGTGGATTTTTTAAACTGGAACGCAAGTCAGCCACTAAACAAGAATGAAGATGCGTGTGCGGCAATGGAAGAAAATGGCAGGTGGTTTGAAAGCGAATGTGCAGAGAAGAGAAGTTTTGTTTGTCAGG ACAACACTTTTTTCGCCGAGACCAAATCATGGAGGGACGCTCAGAATCACTGCCGGGGCTTATCGTCTGATCTCATCAGTATACTCTCCTCGGCGCAGAATGAGGCAGTACATAATCTGTCTGGGTCACAAAAGGTGTGGATTGGCCTCTTCAAAGATCCCTGGAAGTGGTCTGACGGGAGCAACTCATCATTCCGTTTTTGGAAACCCTCTCAGCCAAACTACCTTGATGGTCAGGACTGCACTGCTGCAATATTCAAAGGTCAGGGAAAGTGGAACGACCTGAAATGTACCTCCAATCGTAATTTTGTGTGTCGCGGGG CAGTGAAATCAATCCCAACAACCACCAGTCAGTCGAGTACACAGCCTATGACGGAGCAACTGACAACAAATATGACAACTCCTCTGAGCACGTCATCTCCTTCAAATAGTACTAATGTTACCACCACCGAAGCAACAACTGCCAGTGAGCTGACAACCCTGAATACCACAGTTTCCAGTACCTCAAGCACTGAGCTCAACAATGcaacaacagaaatgtcaaatgtgACAATGACTCAGCTAACTCCCACGACTGCTGTACAAGTAACTACAGACGGTGTCTCTGCATTAACAACCCTGAACACCACACTTTCCAATACATCGAGCACTGAGCTTAACAATGCAACTACAGAATTATCAAATGTAACAACACAGCTAACTCCGGCGACGACCATACAGCTTACTACAGACGGTGCCTCCGCATTAACAACCATGAACACCACACAGAACACAACTCTACAGCCTACAGACAGCAGTCCGAGTTTGACTCCAG GAAGCCTGATACTAATCGAGAAAAACATGACATGGATTGAAGCTATGGGTTACTGCAGGAAGCACCATATCGACCTCGTCCACATCACCACCAGAGATGTTCAGGAGAGGGTGGCTGAAAAGGCAAGGAACGCCACATCTCCCCATGTGTGGCTAGGTCTACGCTACACCTGTAGCTTTAACTTCTGGTTCTGGATCAGTTCAGGTACTAACTGTTACCTGAACTGGGCACCAGGTCAAGGACCCGAAGGGAAATATGACTGTGGTGCTACAGGTGCCATTCAGGCCACAGGGGGGCAGCAGTGGGTCGGCTTGCCTGAAACAGAAAAGCTGAATTTCATCTGTTCTTCTTGTGTTGGATGA